From the Salvelinus alpinus chromosome 32, SLU_Salpinus.1, whole genome shotgun sequence genome, one window contains:
- the LOC139562211 gene encoding putative nuclease HARBI1 isoform X1 yields MKAQNCVFLSALTMACPFVRDVVDEEALVLRRAFRRERVFRDRLDPLAFPDDHLYERYRFSADGIRYLCRLLGPRIKHRTARSHALSVEQMVCVALRFFASGAFLYSVGDAEQLNKATICRTIRSVCLAIKALADVFISFPGHRRLCDIKEEFYRIAGFPNVIGAVDCTHIRIKAPSGAHEADFVNRKSFHSINVQMVCNADCVISNVVAKWPGSVHDSRIFRASEIYQCLSQGEFSGVLLGDRGYGCQPFLLTPFTDPQEAQQAYNHAHARTRARVEMTFGLLKARFHCLHKLRVSPVRACDITVACAVLHNVACLRKERAPRVPPAMDWDNPAIFPDDDSGRLLRDQYVLNYFS; encoded by the exons atgaaggcccaaaattgtgtgttcctttctgctctgacaatggcatgcccattcgtgcgagatgtggtggatgaagaagcacttgtgctgaggagagccttcaggcgagaaagggtcttcagggaccggttggacccactggccttccctgatgaccatctatatgaaagatacaggttttctgcagatggcatcaggtatctatgcagactactgggtcccaggattaagcaccgcactgcacggagccatgcactgagtgtggagcaaatggtttgtgtggccttgcgcttttttgctagtggagccttcctgtactcagtgggggatgcagaacagctgaacaaggccacaatttgccgcacaataaggagtgtgtgtctggctatcaaagcattagcagatgtcttcatctccttccctggccacagaagactctgtgacatcaaagaggagttctataggattgcag gtttccccaatgtcattggtgcagtggactgcacacacataaggataaaagccccctcaggtgcccatgaggccgattttgtgaataggaaatcctttcacagcattaatgttcag atggtctgcaatgctgactgtgtgatcagcaatgttgtggcaaaatggcctggctcagtccatgactccagaatctttcgggcctctgaaatctatcagtgcctatcacaag gtgaattctctggtgtgttgctgggagacagggggtatggctgccagccttttctcctgacacctttcacagacccccaggaagcacagcaggcctacaaccatgcccatgccaggaccagggccagagttgaaatgacctttggcctcctgaaggcacgctttcactgccttcacaaattaagggtcagccctgttagggcatgtgatattactgtggcttgtgctgtcctccacaatgtggcctgcctgaggaaggagagggcccccagagtgccaccagccatggactgggacaatccggcaatcttccctgatgacgacagtggtcggctgctgagggaccaatatgtgttgaattattttagttag
- the LOC139562211 gene encoding uncharacterized protein isoform X2: MNGPKRTWQQVKIKYKNILQNAVKKNTHRQGTGGGSPKADLTPAEDMALELNKGRPVLEGIPGGKETSIGSSQDATRFIQVSGSTVFLLEPPAQAPDDADPGEGPSAAATAHDGDDDEEETISLDSRRHEDPDAIQWENQPGNISSQAIRKLYGNHLRRQIELADIDIQYKKKKMENLALESEIKKRTIRKLDLEIKKLEREVRYAFNVHCMLTVTQMY; encoded by the exons atgaacgggccaaaacggacatggcagcaggtcaaaatcaaatacaagaacattctgcagaatg cagtgaaaaagaatacccacagacaaggcacgggtggtgggtcaccaaaggctgaccttaccccagcagaggacatggccttggagctaaataaaggcaggcccgtcttagaggggatccctggggggaaagagacgagcataggttcctcccaagatgccacccgcttcattcaag tgtctggcagcactgtgttcctgttagagccaccagcacaagcaccagacgatgctgatcca ggtgaaggccccagtgcagcagcaacagcacatgatggagacgatgatgaggaggagaccatctctctggattccagaaggcatgag gacccagatgctatacagtgggaaaaccagcctggcaacata agctcacaagctatcagaaagttgtatggcaaccacctccggcgccaaatagaactggcagacatagacattcagtacaagaagaaaaagatggaaaatcttgcactggagtccgaaataaaaaagaggacaattaggaaactggaccttgaaataaaaaaacttgagagggaggtgagatatgccttcaatgtacactgtatgctaactgtaacacaaatgtattaa
- the LOC139562211 gene encoding uncharacterized protein isoform X3, protein MNGPKRTWQQVKIKYKNILQNAVKKNTHRQGTGGGSPKADLTPAEDMALELNKGRPVLEGIPGGKETSIGSSQDATRFIQVSGSTVFLLEPPAQAPDDADPGEGPSAAATAHDGDDDEEETISLDSRRHEDPDAIQWENQPGNISSQAIRKLYGNHLRRQIELADIDIQYKKKKMENLALESEIKKRTIRKLDLEIKKLERELQEDDTAQNKN, encoded by the exons atgaacgggccaaaacggacatggcagcaggtcaaaatcaaatacaagaacattctgcagaatg cagtgaaaaagaatacccacagacaaggcacgggtggtgggtcaccaaaggctgaccttaccccagcagaggacatggccttggagctaaataaaggcaggcccgtcttagaggggatccctggggggaaagagacgagcataggttcctcccaagatgccacccgcttcattcaag tgtctggcagcactgtgttcctgttagagccaccagcacaagcaccagacgatgctgatcca ggtgaaggccccagtgcagcagcaacagcacatgatggagacgatgatgaggaggagaccatctctctggattccagaaggcatgag gacccagatgctatacagtgggaaaaccagcctggcaacata agctcacaagctatcagaaagttgtatggcaaccacctccggcgccaaatagaactggcagacatagacattcagtacaagaagaaaaagatggaaaatcttgcactggagtccgaaataaaaaagaggacaattaggaaactggaccttgaaataaaaaaacttgagagggag ctccaagaagatgacacagctcaaaataaaaattag